In the Azospirillum formosense genome, one interval contains:
- a CDS encoding response regulator codes for MSDLKPILLVEDNPRDLELTLAALEKCQLANDVIVARDGEEALGMLTRRDPETGKPTQLPAVVLLDLKLPKIDGLEVLERVKSDPETRHVPIVMLTASREESDLVRSYKLGVNAFVVKPVDFKAFFQAIRDLGAFWAILNEPPVGCARRPAGTPPAGKGA; via the coding sequence ATGAGTGACCTGAAACCCATCCTGCTGGTCGAAGACAACCCGCGGGATCTGGAGCTGACCCTGGCGGCGCTGGAGAAATGCCAGCTCGCCAACGACGTGATCGTCGCCCGCGACGGCGAGGAGGCGTTGGGCATGCTGACCCGCCGCGATCCGGAGACCGGAAAGCCGACCCAGCTTCCCGCCGTCGTCCTGCTCGATCTCAAGCTTCCGAAGATCGACGGGCTCGAGGTGCTGGAGCGGGTGAAGAGCGACCCCGAGACCCGGCACGTCCCCATCGTGATGCTCACCGCGTCGCGCGAGGAGAGCGATCTCGTGCGCAGCTACAAGCTGGGCGTGAACGCCTTCGTGGTGAAGCCGGTGGACTTCAAGGCCTTCTTCCAGGCGATCCGCGACCTGGGCGCCTTCTGGGCGATCCTGAACGAACCCCCGGTCGGCTGCGCCCGGCGTCCGGCGGGAACCCCGCCCGCGGGAAAAGGCGCCTGA
- a CDS encoding ATP-binding protein translates to MTVGDLDLDACSREPIHRPGSIQPHGMLLAFSGSDAGATLIQASANAAPALGMPLERALGQPLERALHPQIAAAVRSFLAAGPVPSRPVPVAVTELPGAGRCQLLAHAVGDAAGGSVVILELERLDGLETDLLDHVYSRMREALERLDALNAPADLLSCAAQEVRALTGFDRVLIYRFDADWHGTVVAEDGNGRLPSYMDLRFPASDIPTQARELYRLNRQRLIPDAGYAPVPLVAMPLVALPPLPDGAPPLDLSFSVLRSVSPVHVQYMRNMETASSMSVSILLHGALWGLVSCHHQEPKAVSYAVRSACDLIAQILSVRIAAVEDRRDAEHRIALQSIQARLLAAMAQADPFLAGLTQHPDDLLRFANASGAAVVFERRCTLVGDTPTEEQVRALVDWLAAQGEPEQFETDSLPALYPAAADFEGKAAGLLAIAVSKLHASYVLWFRPEVVRTVRWGGDPRKPLDRDGRGPGQGLSPRASFETWKETVRHRALPWTAAERDTAAALRHAVIGIVLRKAEELAALSRELARSNKELESFSYSVSHDLRAPFRHIVGYAELLQELESDQLSDTGKRYLDVIVDAANSAGTLVDNLLHFSQMGRSELTPVAMDMSALVAEVRETLASETAGRAIEWDIAPLPTVRGDPVMMRLVLQNLLSNAIKYSRGREPARIAVGCEDRPTETLFFVRDNGVGFNQAYEKKLFGVFQRLHRNEEFEGIGIGLANVRRAVDRHGGRTWAEGRLGEGATFFFTLPKAGAAKIDLRDLDE, encoded by the coding sequence ATGACTGTCGGTGATTTGGATCTCGATGCCTGCAGCCGGGAACCGATCCACCGCCCCGGCAGCATCCAGCCCCACGGCATGCTTCTGGCCTTCTCCGGAAGCGACGCCGGCGCCACCCTGATCCAGGCCAGCGCCAACGCCGCACCGGCGCTGGGCATGCCGCTGGAGCGGGCGCTGGGCCAGCCGTTGGAGCGGGCGCTCCATCCGCAGATCGCCGCCGCGGTCCGTTCCTTCCTGGCCGCGGGTCCGGTGCCGTCGCGCCCGGTGCCGGTCGCCGTGACCGAGCTGCCCGGCGCCGGCCGTTGCCAGCTTCTCGCCCACGCCGTCGGTGACGCGGCGGGCGGCAGCGTGGTGATCCTGGAGCTGGAACGGCTGGACGGGCTGGAGACCGACCTTCTCGACCACGTCTACTCGCGCATGCGCGAGGCGCTGGAGCGGCTGGACGCGCTGAACGCGCCGGCCGACCTCCTGAGCTGCGCCGCGCAGGAGGTGCGGGCGCTGACCGGTTTCGACCGCGTGCTGATCTACCGCTTCGACGCCGACTGGCACGGCACGGTGGTGGCGGAGGACGGGAACGGGCGGCTGCCCTCCTACATGGACCTGCGCTTTCCCGCCTCCGACATTCCCACCCAGGCGCGCGAGCTGTACCGGCTGAACCGCCAGCGGCTGATCCCCGACGCCGGCTATGCCCCGGTGCCTCTGGTCGCCATGCCCCTGGTCGCGCTGCCGCCGCTCCCCGACGGCGCGCCGCCGCTCGACCTCAGCTTCTCCGTCCTGCGCAGCGTGTCGCCGGTGCATGTCCAGTACATGCGGAACATGGAAACCGCCTCCTCCATGTCGGTGTCGATCCTGCTGCACGGCGCCCTGTGGGGGTTGGTCTCCTGCCACCATCAGGAGCCGAAGGCGGTGTCCTACGCCGTGCGCTCGGCCTGCGATCTGATCGCCCAGATCCTGTCGGTGCGCATCGCCGCGGTGGAGGACCGGCGCGACGCGGAGCACCGCATCGCCCTGCAGTCCATCCAGGCGCGGCTGCTCGCCGCCATGGCCCAGGCCGACCCCTTCCTCGCCGGCCTGACCCAGCATCCCGACGACCTGCTGCGCTTCGCCAACGCCAGCGGCGCAGCCGTGGTCTTCGAGCGGCGCTGCACGCTGGTCGGCGACACGCCGACGGAGGAGCAGGTGCGCGCCCTCGTGGACTGGCTGGCCGCCCAGGGCGAGCCGGAGCAGTTCGAGACGGACAGCCTGCCCGCCCTCTACCCGGCCGCGGCCGACTTCGAGGGCAAGGCGGCGGGGCTGCTGGCCATCGCCGTGTCGAAGCTGCACGCCAGCTACGTGCTGTGGTTCCGGCCCGAGGTGGTGCGCACCGTCCGCTGGGGCGGCGACCCGCGCAAGCCGCTCGACCGCGACGGGCGGGGGCCGGGGCAGGGGTTGAGCCCGCGCGCCTCCTTCGAGACCTGGAAGGAGACGGTGCGCCACCGCGCGCTGCCCTGGACCGCTGCGGAGCGCGACACCGCCGCGGCGCTGCGCCACGCCGTCATCGGCATCGTCCTGCGCAAGGCCGAGGAGCTGGCCGCCCTGTCGCGGGAACTGGCGCGCTCCAACAAGGAGCTGGAGTCCTTCTCCTACTCCGTCTCGCACGACCTGCGCGCGCCGTTCCGCCACATCGTCGGCTACGCCGAGCTGCTGCAGGAGCTGGAGTCGGACCAGTTGAGCGACACCGGGAAGCGCTATCTGGACGTCATCGTGGACGCGGCCAACAGCGCCGGCACGCTGGTGGACAACCTGCTGCACTTCTCCCAGATGGGGCGGAGCGAGCTGACCCCGGTCGCCATGGACATGAGCGCCCTGGTGGCGGAGGTGCGGGAGACGCTGGCCTCGGAAACCGCCGGGCGGGCCATCGAATGGGACATCGCCCCGCTGCCCACGGTGCGCGGCGATCCGGTGATGATGCGGCTGGTTCTGCAAAATCTTTTGTCGAACGCCATCAAATACTCCCGCGGACGGGAACCGGCCCGCATCGCCGTGGGTTGCGAGGACCGGCCCACCGAAACCCTATTCTTCGTGAGGGACAACGGGGTCGGTTTCAATCAAGCTTACGAGAAGAAGCTGTTCGGGGTGTTCCAACGGCTGCACCGCAACGAGGAGTTCGAAGGCATCGGCATCGGTCTGGCCAACGTGCGCCGCGCCGTGGACCGCCATGGCGGACGGACCTGGGCCGAAGGACGGCTCGGCGAAGGGGCCACCTTCTTCTTCACGCTGCCGAAGGCCGGGGCGGCGAAAATCGATCTGCGAGATCTCGATGAGTGA
- a CDS encoding Crp/Fnr family transcriptional regulator: MHRNGIDAARLGTARCSSCAIRDLVLFGDLRDQDFDLIHIPIDELRFQPGATLYSAGEEGGSLYTIRSGLVKLVQFLPDGTQRIVRLLRRGAVAGLEVLVGKPYEHNAVVLQEAETCRLPRAVVERLSKETPRLHARLMERWYQSLHQADEWLTELSTGSARRRLARLFLKLAADAPDGPVLLSGREDLGAMLGVGMETASRTIAEFKRAGLVVERAPNVFDCDRSALAAVALDG, from the coding sequence GTGCATCGGAACGGAATCGACGCCGCGCGGCTGGGCACCGCACGCTGCAGCAGCTGCGCCATCCGGGACCTCGTCCTGTTCGGCGACCTGCGCGACCAGGATTTCGACCTGATCCACATCCCCATCGACGAATTGCGCTTCCAGCCCGGCGCCACGCTCTACAGCGCGGGGGAAGAAGGCGGCTCCCTCTACACGATCCGCAGCGGTCTGGTGAAGCTGGTCCAGTTCCTCCCGGACGGCACGCAGCGCATCGTCCGGCTGCTCCGCCGGGGGGCCGTGGCGGGGCTCGAGGTGCTGGTCGGCAAGCCCTACGAGCACAACGCCGTCGTGCTCCAGGAAGCGGAGACCTGCCGCCTGCCGCGCGCCGTGGTCGAGCGGCTGAGCAAGGAGACGCCGCGCCTGCACGCCCGCCTGATGGAGCGCTGGTACCAGTCTCTGCACCAAGCCGACGAGTGGCTGACCGAACTGTCCACCGGCAGTGCCCGGCGGCGGCTGGCCCGGCTGTTCCTGAAGCTCGCCGCCGATGCTCCGGACGGACCGGTCCTGCTGTCGGGCCGCGAGGATCTGGGCGCCATGCTCGGCGTCGGCATGGAAACGGCCAGCCGCACCATCGCCGAGTTCAAGCGCGCGGGCTTGGTCGTCGAGCGGGCGCCGAACGTCTTCGACTGCGACCGGTCGGCGCTGGCGGCCGTGGCGCTCGACGGGTGA